Proteins co-encoded in one Cinclus cinclus chromosome 17, bCinCin1.1, whole genome shotgun sequence genomic window:
- the SLC5A1 gene encoding sodium/glucose cotransporter 1 isoform X2, whose protein sequence is MESIIRINNPADISVIVIYFLLVLAVGLWAMYSTNRGTVGGFFLAGRSMVWWPIGASLFASNIGSGHFVGIAGTAAAGGIAIGGFEWNALVFVVILGWLFVPIYIKAGVVTMPEYLKKRFGGKRIQVYLSVLSLILYIFTKISADIFSGAVFIQLAIGLNLYVAIIILLAITALYTITGGLAAVIYTDTLQTFIMVVGSIILTGFAFTEVGGYEAFMQKYMAAIPSNITYGDTQVDPKCYTPRSDAFHIFRDPTGDLPWPGLIFGLSISSLWYWCTDQVIVQRCLSGKNMSHVKAGCILCGYLKLLPMFIIVMPGMISRILYPDVVACVVPEICQHYCGTAVGCTNIAYPKLVVELMPNGLRGLMLSVMLASLMSSLTSIFNSASTLFTMDIYTKIRSRPSEKELMLAGRAFMLLLIGISIAWVPVVQSAQSGQLFDYIQSVTSYLGPPIAAVFLLAIFCKRVNEQGAFWGLIVGLLAGLARMITEFAYGTGSCVAPSNCPFIICGIHYLYFAIILFGVSAIVILAVSFMTKPIPDVHLYRLCWSLRNSKEERIDLDADEKQDRADEKDDESVNEENQEDPGCCRKAYNWFCGLDQQKGPKLSKEEEEAMKKKLMDTSEVPLWRNIVNINGIILLTVAVFCHAYFA, encoded by the exons ATGGAATCCATCATAAGGATCAACAATCCTGCGGACATCTCTGTTATTGTCATCTACTTTTTGTTAGTTCTGGCAGTGGGACTATGG gctaTGTACTCCACCAACCGAGGCACAGTGGGTGGGTTTTTCCTGGCTGGAAGGAGCATGGTTTGGTGGCCG attGGTGCTTCTCTGTTTGCCAGCAACATTGGCAGTGGGCACTTTGTGGGAatagcaggaacagcagcagctggaggaatTGCCATCGGAGGATTTGAGTGGAAT GCTCTGGTATTTGTGGTGATTCTAGGATGGCTCTTTGTGCCCATCTACATCAAAGCTGGG GTGGTGACAATGCCAGAGTACCTGAAGAAGCGTTTTGGAGGGAAACGGATCCAGGTCTACTTGTCCGTCCTTTCCCTGATCCTGTATATTTTCACAAAGATCTCA gctgACATATTCTCTGGAGCTGTATTTATCCAGCTGGCCATAGGGCTCAATCTTTATGTGGCCATAATTATCCTGCTTGCTATTACTGCTCTTTACACTATCACAG GTGGCCTTGCAGCTGTGATTTACACAGACACCTTACAAACATTCATCATGGTAGTGGGATCCATTATTCTCACAGGATTTG CATTTACTGAAGTAGGAGGGTATGAGGCTTTCATGCAGAAGTACATGGCAGCCATTCCATCCAACATCACCTATGGGGACACTCAGGTGGATCCCAAGTGCTACACTCCTCGCAGTGACGCCTTCCACATCTTCCGAGACCCCACCGGGGACCTGCCGTGGCCAGGGCTCATCTTTGGCCTGAGCATCAGTTCTTTGTGGTACTGGTGCACAGATCAG GTCATTGTCCAAAGATGTCTCTCTGGAAAGAACATGTCCCATGTGAAGGCTGGCTGTATCCTGTGTGGGTACCTCAAACTCTTGCCCATGTTTATCATTGTGATGCCTGGAATGATCAGCAGGATTTTGTACCCAG ATGTGGTGGCTTGTGTTGTGCCTGAAATCTGTCAGCACTATTGTGGCACCGCAGTGGGCTGCACAAACATTGCTTACCCAAAACTGGTAGTGGAGCTTATGCCAAATG GTCTGCGGGGTCTGATGCTGTCAGTCATGCTGGCCTCCCTTATGAGCTCCCTGACATCCATTTTTAACAGTGCCAGTACTTTGTTCACGATGGATATTTACACCAAAATTCGGAGCCGGCCGTCTGAGAAGGAGCTGATGCTGGCTGGCAG GGCATTTATGTTACTCTTAATTGGCATCAGCATTGCCTGGGTTCCTGTGGTGCAGTCAGCTCAGAGTGGGCAGCTCTTTGATTATATTCAGTCTGTTACCAGCTACCTAGGACCTCccattgctgctgttttcctgcttgCTATCTTCTGCAAGCGTGTCAACGAGCAG GGTGCCTTCTGGGGCCTAATTGTTGGGCTGCTGGCCGGACTGGCCAGGATGATCACAGAGTTTGCCTACGGAACTGGCAGCTGTGTGGCCCCTTCCAACTGCCCCTTCATCATCTGTGGCATTCACTACCTCTACTTTGCAATCATCCTCTTCGGGGTTTCCGCCATCGTCATCCTGGCAGTCTCCTTCATGACCAAGCCCATTCCTGATGTACAT CTTTACCGCTTGTGCTGGTCCTTGCGGAACAGCAAAGAAGAACGGATTGATCTTGATGCAGATGAGAAGCAGGACAGAGCTGATGAAAAAGATGATGAATCAG TTAATGAGGAAAACCAGGAGGACCCAGGATGCTGTAGGAAAGCTTACAACTGGTTCTGTGGCTTGGACCAGCAGAAGGGCCCCAAACTGAgtaaggaggaagaagaggcaatgaagaaaaaactgATGGACACCAGTGAAGTGCCACTGTGGAGAAACATTGTGAATATCAATGGCATCATCCTCTTGACTGTGGCTGTGTTTTGCCATGCCTACTTTGCATAA
- the SLC5A1 gene encoding sodium/glucose cotransporter 1 isoform X1 — MESIIRINNPADISVIVIYFLLVLAVGLWAMYSTNRGTVGGFFLAGRSMVWWPIGASLFASNIGSGHFVGIAGTAAAGGIAIGGFEWNALVFVVILGWLFVPIYIKAGVVTMPEYLKKRFGGKRIQVYLSVLSLILYIFTKISADIFSGAVFIQLAIGLNLYVAIIILLAITALYTITGGLAAVIYTDTLQTFIMVVGSIILTGFAFTEVGGYEAFMQKYMAAIPSNITYGDTQVDPKCYTPRSDAFHIFRDPTGDLPWPGLIFGLSISSLWYWCTDQVIVQRCLSGKNMSHVKAGCILCGYLKLLPMFIIVMPGMISRILYPGLRGLMLSVMLASLMSSLTSIFNSASTLFTMDIYTKIRSRPSEKELMLAGRAFMLLLIGISIAWVPVVQSAQSGQLFDYIQSVTSYLGPPIAAVFLLAIFCKRVNEQGAFWGLIVGLLAGLARMITEFAYGTGSCVAPSNCPFIICGIHYLYFAIILFGVSAIVILAVSFMTKPIPDVHLYRLCWSLRNSKEERIDLDADEKQDRADEKDDESVNEENQEDPGCCRKAYNWFCGLDQQKGPKLSKEEEEAMKKKLMDTSEVPLWRNIVNINGIILLTVAVFCHAYFA, encoded by the exons ATGGAATCCATCATAAGGATCAACAATCCTGCGGACATCTCTGTTATTGTCATCTACTTTTTGTTAGTTCTGGCAGTGGGACTATGG gctaTGTACTCCACCAACCGAGGCACAGTGGGTGGGTTTTTCCTGGCTGGAAGGAGCATGGTTTGGTGGCCG attGGTGCTTCTCTGTTTGCCAGCAACATTGGCAGTGGGCACTTTGTGGGAatagcaggaacagcagcagctggaggaatTGCCATCGGAGGATTTGAGTGGAAT GCTCTGGTATTTGTGGTGATTCTAGGATGGCTCTTTGTGCCCATCTACATCAAAGCTGGG GTGGTGACAATGCCAGAGTACCTGAAGAAGCGTTTTGGAGGGAAACGGATCCAGGTCTACTTGTCCGTCCTTTCCCTGATCCTGTATATTTTCACAAAGATCTCA gctgACATATTCTCTGGAGCTGTATTTATCCAGCTGGCCATAGGGCTCAATCTTTATGTGGCCATAATTATCCTGCTTGCTATTACTGCTCTTTACACTATCACAG GTGGCCTTGCAGCTGTGATTTACACAGACACCTTACAAACATTCATCATGGTAGTGGGATCCATTATTCTCACAGGATTTG CATTTACTGAAGTAGGAGGGTATGAGGCTTTCATGCAGAAGTACATGGCAGCCATTCCATCCAACATCACCTATGGGGACACTCAGGTGGATCCCAAGTGCTACACTCCTCGCAGTGACGCCTTCCACATCTTCCGAGACCCCACCGGGGACCTGCCGTGGCCAGGGCTCATCTTTGGCCTGAGCATCAGTTCTTTGTGGTACTGGTGCACAGATCAG GTCATTGTCCAAAGATGTCTCTCTGGAAAGAACATGTCCCATGTGAAGGCTGGCTGTATCCTGTGTGGGTACCTCAAACTCTTGCCCATGTTTATCATTGTGATGCCTGGAATGATCAGCAGGATTTTGTACCCAG GTCTGCGGGGTCTGATGCTGTCAGTCATGCTGGCCTCCCTTATGAGCTCCCTGACATCCATTTTTAACAGTGCCAGTACTTTGTTCACGATGGATATTTACACCAAAATTCGGAGCCGGCCGTCTGAGAAGGAGCTGATGCTGGCTGGCAG GGCATTTATGTTACTCTTAATTGGCATCAGCATTGCCTGGGTTCCTGTGGTGCAGTCAGCTCAGAGTGGGCAGCTCTTTGATTATATTCAGTCTGTTACCAGCTACCTAGGACCTCccattgctgctgttttcctgcttgCTATCTTCTGCAAGCGTGTCAACGAGCAG GGTGCCTTCTGGGGCCTAATTGTTGGGCTGCTGGCCGGACTGGCCAGGATGATCACAGAGTTTGCCTACGGAACTGGCAGCTGTGTGGCCCCTTCCAACTGCCCCTTCATCATCTGTGGCATTCACTACCTCTACTTTGCAATCATCCTCTTCGGGGTTTCCGCCATCGTCATCCTGGCAGTCTCCTTCATGACCAAGCCCATTCCTGATGTACAT CTTTACCGCTTGTGCTGGTCCTTGCGGAACAGCAAAGAAGAACGGATTGATCTTGATGCAGATGAGAAGCAGGACAGAGCTGATGAAAAAGATGATGAATCAG TTAATGAGGAAAACCAGGAGGACCCAGGATGCTGTAGGAAAGCTTACAACTGGTTCTGTGGCTTGGACCAGCAGAAGGGCCCCAAACTGAgtaaggaggaagaagaggcaatgaagaaaaaactgATGGACACCAGTGAAGTGCCACTGTGGAGAAACATTGTGAATATCAATGGCATCATCCTCTTGACTGTGGCTGTGTTTTGCCATGCCTACTTTGCATAA